The Juglans microcarpa x Juglans regia isolate MS1-56 chromosome 2D, Jm3101_v1.0, whole genome shotgun sequence DNA window ATTTTGCGCCATACAAGTAATGCCTCCAAATCTTTAAAGTGAAAACTACGACAACTAGTTGCAAGTCATGGGTGAGGTCATTCTGCTCATGGTTCTTTAGTTGTCGTGAAGCATAGGTGACAACCCGCTCTTCTTGCATGAACACACATCCAAGCCCTAATTTCGATGTGTCACTGAATACCACGCAGGGCTTATGGGGTTCAAGTAGGGCTAGCACTGGCGAGGTTGCGTGTTTTTCCTTGAGTTCCATGAACTCTGCTCACACTTCTCTGTCCAAAAATACTTAGCATTTTTCTTGGTTAAGGCAGTAAAGGGTCCTGATAGCTTGGAGAATCCTTCCACGAATCGTCGATAGTAACCAGCCAATCCCAGGAAACTTTGAATTTCGTGCACGTTAGTCAGACGCTTCCTGTTTACCACGACTTCAATCTTGCTGGGATCAACTGATACCCCTTGACTTGAGATTACGTGTCCTAGAAATTTCACCTCCTTGAGCCAAAACACACATTTGCTGAATTTGGCATACAACCGATGTTCTTTTAGCTTTTCCAGGGCCGAATGGAGATGCTGCTTGTGATCTTCTTTGCTCTTCGAGTATATCAATATATCATCAATGAATACAACAACAAAGATATCCAGGTAGGGTCTGAATACTCTgttcatcatatccatgaaTGCGGCGGGGGCATTGGTTAGACAAGGACTTCACTAGGAATTCATAGTGACCGCATCTAGTCCAGAATGCGTTTTAGGGATATCTTTCTCCCTAATCTTGAGCTAATGGTAACCAAACCTTAAGTCTATCTTTGAGAACACTGATACTCCTTACAATTGATCTAACAGGTCATCGATACGCGGCAACGGGTACTTTTTTTTCACCGTTACTTTGTACAATtccctataatcaatgcacatccttaatgatccatccttcttcttaacaaaCAGAACTGGTGCACCCCAAGGTGATGAACTAGGTTGAATGAAGCCTTTCTCCAGTAGCTCTTCTATCTGCTCCTTTAGTTCTTTTAGTTCTAAAGGGGCCATACGATAATGGGCTTTATGGACAGAAGATGTAGCAAGCTCTAGCTCTATGGTGAACTTTGTTTCTCTGTCAAGGGTAATTCGGGTAGATCGGTAAAAACCTCAGGAAACTCATCAACTATAGGTTTCCCTTGAATCTCCTTACTACA harbors:
- the LOC121249416 gene encoding uncharacterized mitochondrial protein AtMg00860-like — translated: MDMMNRVFRPYLDIFVVVFIDDILIYSKSKEDHKQHLHSALEKLKEHRLYAKFSKCVFWLKEVKFLGHVISSQGVSVDPSKIEVVVNRKRLTNVHEIQSFLGLAGYYRRFVEGFSKLSGPFTALTKKNAKYFWTEKCEQSSWNSRKNTQPRQC